In a genomic window of Melopsittacus undulatus isolate bMelUnd1 chromosome 1, bMelUnd1.mat.Z, whole genome shotgun sequence:
- the LOC101869796 gene encoding lymphocyte antigen 6E produces MKALVLAVLAAVLCVERAHTLVCFSCSDASSNWACLKPVSCGENENYCVTTYVGVGIGSKSGQSISKGCSPICPSAGVNLGIAAASVYCCDSFLCNISGSSSVKASYTVLALGVLVSFIYILRARE; encoded by the exons ATGAAGGCGCTTGTGCTCGCTGTGCTGGCTGCGGTGCTGTGCGTGGAGAGAG CCCACACACTCGTCTGCTTTTCCTGCTCGGATGCATCCTCCAACTGGGCCTGCCTGAAGCCTGTCAGTTGTGGGGAGAATGAAAACTACTGTGTGACAACGTACGTCGGAGTAGGAATCG GCAGCAAGTCTGGCCAGTCCATCTCGAAAGGATGCTCTCCCATTTGTCCCAGTGCTGGGGTTAACCTCGGCATAGCGGCTGCCTCCGTGTACTGCTGCGACTCCTTCCTCTGCAACATCAGTGGTTCCAGCAGCGTCAAAGCCAGCTACACGGTCCTGGCCTTGGGGGTCCTCGTTAGCTTCATCTATATCCTCAGGGCTCGCGAGTGA
- the LOC115947504 gene encoding ly6/PLAUR domain-containing protein 2-like gives MKVVLSLLLVAITYVEFGQTLECYTCPEPVSVDQCTTIQTCKSNETMCKTTMYSLEDVYPFTGVLTVTKMCSSVCIPSDVDGIGLTRPVSCCYTDLCNVDGAASLRSSFVPAVVLASCLCILFWTRL, from the exons ATGAAGGTGGTTCTGTCTCTTCTGTTGGTTGCCATCACCTACGTGGAGTTTG GGCAAACCTTGGAATGTTACACGTGCCCTGAACCTGTCAGTGTCGATCAGTGTACGACAATCCAGACTTGCAAGAGTAATGAAACCATGTGCAAGACAACTATGTATTCCCTGGAGGATG TTTATCCCTTCACGGGAGTCCTGACTGTCACCAAGATGTGCTCTTCCGTCTGCATCCCGTCCGATGTGGATGGGATTGGCTTGACGCGCCCCGTCTCCTGCTGTTATACTGACTTGTGCAATGTGGATGGTGCAGCTAGTCTGAGGAGCAGCTTTGTGCCAGCTGTGGTGCTAGCAAGCTGTCTCTGCATCCTCTTCTGGACTAGACTGTGA